The Mycobacterium seoulense genomic interval GGCCGAGGCGCCGGGCATGATGTCGGCCCTGGTCGGCTTCTGGATGAACCCGGATTCGATCTATCTGAGCCCGGCACCGCTGTATCACACCGCACCGTCGGTGTGGTCGATGAGCGCGCAGGCCGGGGGGATCACCACGGTCGTGCTGGAGAAGTTCGATCCCGAAGGCTGCCTCGATGCCATCGCGCGCCACCGCGTCACGCACGGCCAGTTCGTCCCGGCGATGTTCACCCGGATGCTGAAACTTCCTGAGGCGGTGCGCAATTCGTACGACCTTTCCAGCCTGCAGCGGGTGATGCACGCGGCGGCCCCGTGCCCGGTGGAGATCAAGAAGCAGATGATGGACTGGTGGGGGCCGATCATCGACGAGTACTACGCCTCCTCCGAGGCGATCGGGTCGACGCTGATCAGCGCCGAGGAGTGGCTGGCCCACCCGGGCTCGGTCGGCAAGCCGATGGCGTGCGAGATCCACATCCTCGACGAGAACGGCAACGAGTTGCCGCCGGGGCAGGCCGGTGAAATCTACTTCGCGGGCGGCTATTCCTTCGAGTACCTCAACGACCAGGAGAAGACGGCCGCGTCCCGCGACACCCACGGCTGGGTGACCGTCGGCGACGTCGGCTACGTGGACGACGAGGGTTACCTGTACCTGACCGACCGGCGCCACCACATGATCATCTCGGGCGGGGTGAACATCTACCCGCAGGAGACCGAGAACCTTCTGGTCACCCACCCCAAGGTGCTGGACGCGGCGGTGTTCGGCGTTCCCGACGACGAGATGGGGCAACGCGTGGTGGCGGCCGTGCAGACCGTCGACCAGGCCGACGCCACCGACGAATTCGCCGACGAACTGCTCACCTGGTTGCGAGACCGCCTGGCGCACTACAAATGTCCGCGGTCGATCGCGTTCGAGACGCAGCTGCCGCGCACCGACACCGGCAAGCTCTACAAGAACGGGCTGATCGAGAAATACTCGGTGTGACCCATGCTGCGGGTGGTGGACCTGTCCGGCGCGCCGGACGCCGGGCCCGAAACGGTCACCGCAACGGCGCCGGGGGTGATCCTGGCCCACGGCGCCGCCGCCGGCCTCGCGCGGTGCCAATCATGGCTGAGCGCGGCGTCTTTCACCCTGACCGAGGATCGCTGCGACGATCGCCGGGTGGTCACCGTCGACTCGGTGCCCGACGCGCTCGCCGAGTTGACCGCGCGTTGTCACCATTGGCCGCACGCCAGCAGCGTCTGTGACGACGTGCTGCGCGCGGTGGAACCGGGCGGGCCGGCACTGCCCGCGGTGGTGACGGAGTCGCTGGCGTACTCGACCCTGCAGGCCGGCCCCGAGTTCGCGCGCTGGCTGACCCGGCGCGGACCGGCCCGGATGCCCGACATCACCGACCCGGTGCGGGCCGAGCGCGACGGCGACACGCTGCGCATCGCGTTCAACCGGCCGCAGCGGCACAACGCGTTCTCCACCGACGCCCGCGCCGCCCTGCTGGAGGCGCTGGCCGTCGCGCAGCTGGACCCGTCGGTGACCGGGATCGTGTTGAGCGGCAACGGTCCGTCGTTCTGCAGCGGCGGAGACCTCGCCGAATTCGGCACCTTCACCGACCCCGCGAGCGCTCACCTCGCGCGGACCCGGCACAGCCCCGCCCTCGCGCTCGACGCGCTCACCGCCCGGTTGGGCCGCGCCTGCCGGGCGGAGGTGCACGGCCGCGTGCTGGGGAGCGGGCTGGAGATGGCGGCGTTCTGCGGTTGGGTGGCCGCGCGGGAGGATTCGGTGTTCGGGCTGCCCGAACTCGAGCTGGGGCTGATCCCGGGCGCCGGCGGGACGCTCAGCGTCACCCGCCGGATCGGCCGGTGGCGCACCGCCTATCTGGTGTTGTCCGGCCGCACCATCGACGCCGGAACCGCGCTGGCCTGGGGTCTTGTCGACGAGGTCTACGCCTAAAGCGTTGTCAGAAGCCCGAATACGTGGTGGTCGTGGTGGACGGCAGGTGGGAGACGGCGAAGACGCCGATGGCGACGTAGACGAGCACGAGGATGACGGCGAAGACGGCCCCGACGACGGCACCGATGATGGCCCACTTCTTGGCGCTCTGCGCCGCCGCCTGCGCCTCGGCGTAGCGGCCCTGAGCCCACAGCCCGGACACCTTGGTGGAGTAGACGATCGAGACGATTCCGATCGGCAGGCAGCACAGCACGGTGCACAGGATGGCCCAGACGAGGTAGTTCTCCGGTTCCGGCTGGCCTGGCCAACCCGGTTGGGGCGCCTGCCAGCCGGGCTGCTGGCCCGGCCAGCCCGGTTGCTGACCCTGCCAAGCCGGCTGCTGGCCCTGCCATTCCGGCGGCTGGCCCTGCCATTCCGGCGAGCCTTCGTACGGCCCAGGGGGATAACTCATGGCAGCCGACTTTCTTTCGTTGCAGTAACTTTTGCTCCCACGCAGCTTTGCTGGCGGGAGAAGTCAGGCAAGGATACAGCACGCCCCGACGTCAGGCCCGCACATTCGGCCCCGCGGTCAGATGCCGCCCCGCGCGACCAGCTGCCCGGCGATCACGTTGCGCTGAATCTCGTTGGTGCCTTCACCGACGATCATCAGGGGCGCGTCGCGGAAGTAGCGTTCCACGTCGTACTCGCACGAGTAGCCGTAGCCCCCGTGAATCCGCACGGCGTTCAGGGCGATCTCCATCGCCACTTCGGAGGCGAACAGTTTGGCCATGCCGGCTTCCATGTCGCAGCGTTCGCCGCTGTCGTAGCGTTCGGCGGCGTAGCGGGTGAGCTGGCGGGCGGCGGTCAGTTTGGTGGCCATGTCGGCCAGGTAGTTGCCGACCGACTGATGCTGCCAGATCGGCCGCCCGAAGCTCTCCCGCTGCTGGGCATAGGCCAGCGCGTCCTCGAGCGCCGCCGTGCCCACGCCCAGCGCGCGGGCGGCCACCTGGATGCGGCCCGTCTCGAGCCCCGTCATCATTTGCGAAAACCCTTCGCCCATGCGGCCGCCCAGCACCGCCGACTCGGGCGCAGAGAAGTCGTCGAAGGACAGCTCGCAGGACTCGACGCCCTTGTAGCCCAGCTTGGGCAGGTCCCGCGACACCGTCAGGCCCGGGCCGTGCCGGACCAGCACGATCGAGATGCCCCGGTGCCGCGGCGTGGCGTTCGGATCGGTCTTGCACAGCAGCGCGATCAGCCCGGACCGCCGCGCATTGCTGATCCACGTCTTGGCACCGTTGATCCGCAAGCCGCCGGAACCGTCCGGTAGCGCCGTGGTCGTCATGTTCTGCAGGTCCGAGCCGCCGCCCGGCTCCGTCAGCGCCATGGTGGCCCGCAGCTCGCCGGTGGCCATCGCCGGCAGGTAGGTCCGCTTCTGCTCCTCGGTCCCGAACAGCGTGAGCAGCTTGGCCACCACGGTGTGCCCGCCCATCGCGCCGGCCAGGCTCATCCAGCCGCGGGCCAGTTCCTCGGTGACCCGCACGTGGCACGGCATGGACACCGGCGACCCCCCGTATTCGTCGGGAACGGCAAGGCCGTAGATGCCGATCCGCTTCATCTGCTCGATCCACGCCTCGGGATAGGTGTTGGCGTGCTCGACATCGCGGACGGTCGGCTTGACGTCGCGGTCGATGAACGCCCGCACCGTGGCCACCAGCATCTCTTCTTCGTCATTCACCTGCGAGCACCCTCCAGCGTCGACCCCCGGCGTTGACCCCCGATTCCATAGCCTGCCAGCATGTGGCGTTGTGACGAGTGAGGGGTATGCGGGGATCCGCGCCGGCGGGCCGTACTTCGACGACCTCTCGATCGGTCAGGTCTTCCACTGGGCACCGGCGATCACGCTGACGTCGGGATTGGCCGCCGCCCACCAGGCGATCGTCGGGGATCGGCTGCGGCTCGCGCTGGACGCCGACCTGTGCGCCGCCGTCACGGGCCTGCCCGCCCCCCTGGCACACCCGGCCCTGGTCTGCGACGTGGCGATCGGGCAGTCGACGCTGGCCACCCAGCGCGTCAAGGCCAACCTGTTCTACCGCGGGCTCACCTTCCACCGGTTCCCGGTCATCGGTGATTCCCTGTACACCCGCACGGAAGTGGTTGGGCTGCGGGCGAACTCGCTCAAGCCGGGTCGCGCGCCGACGGGGCTGGCGG includes:
- the fadD4 gene encoding fatty-acid--CoA ligase FadD4, coding for MQIREHCGADKPAVILHPSGTVVTFDELEARANRLAHYFRRHGLAEGDAVAILMENNEHMHAVMWAARRSGLYYVPINTHLTPAEAAYIVENSAAKAIIGSAALRKTCENLGEHLPGGLPELLLIASERGEADLEGWARYPECVAGEPDTPIDDEREGDLLQYSSGTTGRPKGIKRELPHVPPAEAPGMMSALVGFWMNPDSIYLSPAPLYHTAPSVWSMSAQAGGITTVVLEKFDPEGCLDAIARHRVTHGQFVPAMFTRMLKLPEAVRNSYDLSSLQRVMHAAAPCPVEIKKQMMDWWGPIIDEYYASSEAIGSTLISAEEWLAHPGSVGKPMACEIHILDENGNELPPGQAGEIYFAGGYSFEYLNDQEKTAASRDTHGWVTVGDVGYVDDEGYLYLTDRRHHMIISGGVNIYPQETENLLVTHPKVLDAAVFGVPDDEMGQRVVAAVQTVDQADATDEFADELLTWLRDRLAHYKCPRSIAFETQLPRTDTGKLYKNGLIEKYSV
- a CDS encoding enoyl-CoA hydratase/isomerase family protein, encoding MLRVVDLSGAPDAGPETVTATAPGVILAHGAAAGLARCQSWLSAASFTLTEDRCDDRRVVTVDSVPDALAELTARCHHWPHASSVCDDVLRAVEPGGPALPAVVTESLAYSTLQAGPEFARWLTRRGPARMPDITDPVRAERDGDTLRIAFNRPQRHNAFSTDARAALLEALAVAQLDPSVTGIVLSGNGPSFCSGGDLAEFGTFTDPASAHLARTRHSPALALDALTARLGRACRAEVHGRVLGSGLEMAAFCGWVAAREDSVFGLPELELGLIPGAGGTLSVTRRIGRWRTAYLVLSGRTIDAGTALAWGLVDEVYA
- a CDS encoding CD225/dispanin family protein gives rise to the protein MSYPPGPYEGSPEWQGQPPEWQGQQPAWQGQQPGWPGQQPGWQAPQPGWPGQPEPENYLVWAILCTVLCCLPIGIVSIVYSTKVSGLWAQGRYAEAQAAAQSAKKWAIIGAVVGAVFAVILVLVYVAIGVFAVSHLPSTTTTTYSGF
- a CDS encoding acyl-CoA dehydrogenase family protein; its protein translation is MNDEEEMLVATVRAFIDRDVKPTVRDVEHANTYPEAWIEQMKRIGIYGLAVPDEYGGSPVSMPCHVRVTEELARGWMSLAGAMGGHTVVAKLLTLFGTEEQKRTYLPAMATGELRATMALTEPGGGSDLQNMTTTALPDGSGGLRINGAKTWISNARRSGLIALLCKTDPNATPRHRGISIVLVRHGPGLTVSRDLPKLGYKGVESCELSFDDFSAPESAVLGGRMGEGFSQMMTGLETGRIQVAARALGVGTAALEDALAYAQQRESFGRPIWQHQSVGNYLADMATKLTAARQLTRYAAERYDSGERCDMEAGMAKLFASEVAMEIALNAVRIHGGYGYSCEYDVERYFRDAPLMIVGEGTNEIQRNVIAGQLVARGGI